One segment of Geminicoccaceae bacterium DNA contains the following:
- a CDS encoding NADH:flavin oxidoreductase, translating into MTANRDPLLQPYRLRHLTLRNRIMSTAHEPAYTEDGMPKERYRLYHAEKARGGIALTMTAGSAVVSPDSPPAFGNILAWRDDVVRWMKDVADSCHEHGAAVMIQLTHLGRRTGWNKGDWLPVLAPSPIREPAHRAFPKEAEDWDIERIIADYAAAAGRMREAGLDGIELEAYGHLMDGFWSPATNHRDDEWNGSLDNRLRFTHAVLDAIRAVVGPDFIVGVRMVADEDWDRGLSREEGVEIARRLATSGKVDFLNLIRGHIDSDAALAGVIPVAGQRSAPHLDFAGEVRQETKFPVFHAAKISDVATARHAIAEGKLDMVGMTRAHIADPYIAKKVADGIEERIRPCVGATYCLDRIYEGHEALCIHNPATGREATIPQIVPRSDGPRRKIVIAGAGPAGLEAARVCAERGHEVVLFEAADRPGGQVLLAARQKRRAELIGIVDWRLAECERLGVLLHTNSYAEAGDVLDLGPDIVLVATGGIPDSDILEDGNDLVHSSWDILSGDTKAAADVLLYDDNGAHPGMQAAELIAESGSSLEIVTPERFFAPEIGGLNHVAYARCFKERGVRITINTRVLSARREGNRIRAILGSDYTKVTEERLVDQIIVEHGTLPHADLYHELKPLSRNRGAVDHKALTTVRPQTLVVDPGAPFALFRLGDAISSRNIHAAIYDATRLCMTF; encoded by the coding sequence ATGACCGCGAACAGGGACCCGCTGCTCCAGCCCTATCGGCTCAGGCATCTCACCTTGCGCAACAGGATCATGTCCACCGCGCATGAACCGGCCTATACCGAGGATGGCATGCCGAAGGAGCGCTACCGCCTCTACCACGCCGAAAAGGCCAGGGGCGGCATCGCACTGACCATGACCGCCGGATCCGCCGTCGTCTCTCCCGACAGTCCGCCAGCCTTCGGCAACATCCTCGCTTGGCGCGACGATGTCGTGCGCTGGATGAAGGACGTCGCCGACAGCTGCCATGAGCATGGCGCGGCGGTGATGATCCAGCTGACCCACCTGGGCCGAAGGACGGGATGGAACAAGGGCGACTGGCTGCCGGTGCTGGCCCCCTCGCCTATCCGCGAACCGGCCCATCGCGCCTTCCCGAAGGAGGCCGAAGACTGGGATATCGAACGGATCATCGCCGATTATGCCGCCGCCGCCGGGCGCATGCGGGAAGCCGGGCTGGATGGCATCGAACTGGAAGCCTACGGACACCTCATGGACGGCTTCTGGTCGCCGGCCACGAACCATCGCGACGACGAATGGAACGGCAGCCTCGACAACCGCCTGCGCTTCACCCACGCCGTGCTCGACGCTATAAGGGCCGTTGTCGGACCGGATTTCATCGTCGGTGTGCGCATGGTTGCCGACGAGGACTGGGACAGGGGTCTCAGCCGCGAGGAAGGCGTGGAGATCGCCCGCCGCCTGGCCACATCCGGCAAGGTCGACTTCCTCAACCTCATCCGCGGCCATATCGACAGCGACGCCGCTCTGGCCGGGGTCATCCCGGTGGCTGGCCAGCGCTCCGCGCCGCATCTCGATTTCGCGGGCGAAGTCCGACAGGAGACGAAATTCCCCGTCTTCCATGCGGCCAAGATCAGCGATGTCGCCACTGCCCGCCATGCCATCGCCGAGGGCAAACTCGACATGGTCGGCATGACCCGTGCTCATATCGCCGACCCTTACATCGCGAAGAAGGTCGCCGACGGGATCGAGGAACGCATCCGTCCCTGCGTTGGCGCGACCTACTGCCTGGACCGGATCTACGAAGGTCACGAGGCGCTGTGCATCCACAATCCCGCCACCGGCCGCGAGGCGACCATCCCGCAGATCGTGCCGCGCTCGGACGGTCCCCGAAGGAAGATCGTCATCGCCGGAGCCGGACCGGCCGGGCTCGAAGCTGCACGGGTCTGCGCCGAACGTGGCCACGAGGTCGTGCTGTTCGAGGCCGCCGACCGTCCGGGCGGGCAGGTCCTGCTCGCCGCGCGGCAGAAACGGCGGGCCGAACTGATCGGCATCGTCGACTGGCGGCTGGCCGAATGCGAACGGCTTGGCGTGCTACTGCACACCAACAGCTATGCCGAGGCCGGTGACGTGCTCGACCTCGGTCCCGACATCGTGCTGGTCGCCACGGGAGGAATACCCGACAGCGACATTCTCGAAGATGGCAACGACCTCGTCCATTCGAGCTGGGACATCCTTTCCGGCGACACCAAGGCAGCAGCCGACGTTCTTCTCTACGACGATAACGGTGCCCATCCGGGCATGCAGGCCGCCGAACTCATCGCCGAAAGCGGCTCGTCCCTGGAAATCGTCACGCCCGAGCGCTTCTTCGCCCCCGAGATCGGCGGCCTCAATCACGTCGCCTATGCCCGCTGCTTCAAGGAACGAGGCGTACGCATCACCATCAATACCCGCGTGCTTTCCGCCCGTCGCGAAGGCAACCGCATCCGGGCGATTCTCGGAAGCGACTACACGAAAGTCACCGAAGAAAGGCTGGTCGACCAGATCATCGTCGAGCACGGCACCCTGCCCCATGCCGACCTCTACCACGAGCTCAAACCGCTCTCGCGCAATCGTGGCGCGGTCGACCACAAGGCATTGACGACGGTCCGACCGCAAACGCTGGTGGTCGACCCGGGTGCACCTTTCGCCCTCTTCCGCCTTGGCGACGCCATCTCGTCACGCAACATCCACGCCGCCATCTATGACGCCACGAGGCTGTGCATGACGTTCTGA
- a CDS encoding YcaQ family DNA glycosylase gives MSQRIDNETARRLLLERYALADPPRRKIDADGLLGLIEKIGFVQLDSINTVARAHHMILFARNETYRPALLEGLHEKSRDLFEAWTHDASVIPTRFWRYWRPRFEREAPGLLERWSKSRGEPFEDHLDRVLAHVRDNGPVMSRELRTAKEHGSQGWWVWHPSKSALEYLWRTGQLSVTRREGFQKVYDLTERVIPDPEQAASHEEMIDWAAASALDRMGFATPSDLARFWDNISIEEARDWCGRNGGHLVEVEVETARRGSYRRYLMPEATFDNLDRLGDPPARLRVLSPFDPLIRDRKRLDALFGFDYRIEVFVPEPQRRYGYYVFPLLEGTRLTGRIDMKRTGDRLAVRRLWLEPGVRASAGRRQALEAELNRVARFAGCDSFTFEDGALEGYFPD, from the coding sequence TTGAGCCAGCGGATCGACAACGAGACGGCGCGGCGGCTGCTGCTGGAGCGCTATGCCCTCGCCGATCCTCCCCGGCGCAAGATCGATGCCGACGGCCTTCTGGGCCTCATCGAGAAGATCGGCTTCGTCCAGCTCGACAGCATCAACACGGTGGCCCGTGCCCATCACATGATCCTGTTCGCCCGCAACGAAACCTATCGCCCTGCACTGCTGGAAGGGCTGCACGAGAAAAGCCGGGACCTGTTCGAGGCATGGACACATGATGCCTCGGTCATACCCACCCGCTTCTGGCGCTACTGGCGGCCGCGATTCGAGCGCGAGGCCCCCGGCCTGCTCGAACGCTGGAGCAAGTCGCGCGGCGAGCCCTTCGAGGACCATCTCGACCGGGTCCTGGCGCATGTGCGCGACAACGGTCCGGTGATGTCCCGCGAACTCAGGACCGCCAAGGAGCATGGTTCGCAGGGCTGGTGGGTGTGGCACCCATCGAAGAGCGCGCTCGAATATCTATGGCGCACCGGGCAGCTTTCCGTCACGCGAAGGGAAGGTTTCCAGAAAGTCTACGATCTCACCGAGAGGGTCATTCCCGATCCGGAACAGGCTGCGTCGCACGAGGAGATGATCGACTGGGCGGCAGCATCGGCTCTCGACCGCATGGGTTTTGCCACCCCGTCCGATCTGGCCCGCTTCTGGGACAATATCAGCATCGAGGAGGCCAGGGACTGGTGCGGGCGGAACGGCGGTCATCTGGTCGAGGTCGAGGTGGAAACGGCCCGGCGCGGCAGCTACCGCCGCTATCTCATGCCCGAGGCGACATTCGACAATCTGGACAGGCTTGGCGACCCGCCGGCCCGCCTTCGCGTGCTCAGCCCGTTCGACCCGCTCATTCGGGACCGCAAACGGCTCGATGCCCTGTTCGGCTTCGACTACCGCATCGAGGTGTTTGTTCCCGAACCCCAGCGCCGCTACGGTTACTACGTCTTCCCGCTGCTCGAAGGCACCCGGTTGACGGGACGTATCGACATGAAACGTACCGGGGATCGGCTGGCGGTGCGCAGGCTGTGGCTGGAACCCGGCGTCCGTGCATCGGCCGGGCGGCGACAGGCGCTTGAGGCCGAACTCAATCGTGTGGCACGATTCGCCGGCTGCGATAGCTTCACCTTCGAGGATGGTGCCCTCGAAGGTTATTTCCCGGATTGA
- a CDS encoding 2-dehydropantoate 2-reductase produces MHILMVGSGGVGGYFGARLQAAGRQVTFVARGGHLAAMRDHGLLIESPRGDLHLREVKVVDEPAGAGTADLVLIAVKLGDTAAVIESLPPCLGADTTIVSLQNGIDAEGMLIEAFGRNRVMGGVTHISAAIPSPGTVRQVGRFAKIQIGELDGSRSERLERLTKELTVDGMDFIATDSIALAIWEKFIFLATMSACTATSRCAIGLLLEQSESRAWIAELIAEAAAVARAENVEVKDGFEASVLANMEKLPRAMIASMAHDLDAGKPLELDWLSGAVVRLGLVHGIDTPAHRHAVAALAPHRAGRGA; encoded by the coding sequence ATGCATATCCTCATGGTGGGATCGGGCGGCGTAGGCGGCTACTTCGGCGCAAGGCTTCAGGCGGCGGGCCGGCAGGTCACCTTCGTCGCCCGTGGAGGCCATCTGGCCGCGATGCGCGATCACGGCCTGTTGATCGAAAGCCCGCGGGGCGATCTTCATCTTCGCGAGGTGAAAGTCGTCGACGAGCCTGCCGGGGCCGGCACGGCCGATCTGGTGCTGATCGCGGTCAAGCTGGGAGATACGGCAGCGGTCATCGAAAGCCTGCCACCGTGCCTTGGCGCAGACACCACCATCGTGTCGTTGCAGAACGGGATCGACGCGGAAGGCATGCTGATCGAAGCCTTCGGGCGGAACCGGGTGATGGGCGGCGTTACCCATATTTCGGCGGCCATACCCTCTCCGGGAACGGTGCGTCAGGTGGGACGGTTTGCGAAGATCCAGATCGGTGAGCTCGACGGCAGCCGCAGTGAGCGCCTCGAACGGCTGACGAAGGAATTGACGGTCGACGGGATGGATTTTATCGCGACAGACAGCATCGCTCTCGCCATCTGGGAGAAATTCATCTTCCTGGCCACGATGAGCGCCTGCACCGCCACCAGCCGCTGCGCCATCGGTCTGCTGCTGGAGCAGTCGGAAAGCCGGGCATGGATCGCCGAGCTGATCGCCGAAGCAGCAGCAGTGGCACGTGCTGAAAATGTCGAAGTGAAGGATGGCTTCGAGGCGAGTGTACTTGCGAATATGGAAAAGCTGCCAAGGGCGATGATCGCTTCGATGGCGCATGACCTCGATGCGGGAAAGCCACTTGAGCTTGACTGGTTGTCCGGTGCGGTCGTGAGGCTCGGGCTCGTGCATGGCATCGATACGCCAGCGCATCGTCACGCGGTGGCGGCACTCGCACCTCACCGCGCCGGACGCGGCGCTTGA
- a CDS encoding Gfo/Idh/MocA family oxidoreductase, with the protein MGEIRGCVIGAGYFARNHLHAWKDLEGVTIAGVCDLDSRRAEAGADIVGGRAFGDAAAMLDALKPDFVDIVTTHETHRALVELAVDAGCHVICQKPLALDRDDATAMVDVCGRVGVHFMVHENFRYQAPMQAARRMIDNGRIGRPNYARIQHRHHHDIFSAQPYLRTEPQLAIMDVGVHMLDLARFFMGEVHDLYARTRRVQRELAGEDSVVISLGHDDEAATLVDISFATWMQPDPFPQTLLRIAGDEGTIEIGEGFHMRVSNSRGGENFDVSPKSPAWVRSGDGLIEQSVVAIQQHWLDCLRRDVDPATSGADNLKVLDLAWRAYEEAAA; encoded by the coding sequence ATGGGTGAAATTCGTGGATGCGTGATTGGTGCCGGTTATTTTGCCCGCAACCATCTTCATGCCTGGAAAGATCTCGAAGGCGTGACCATTGCAGGTGTGTGCGATCTCGATTCCCGCCGCGCCGAAGCGGGAGCCGATATCGTCGGCGGGCGGGCATTCGGTGACGCTGCCGCCATGCTCGATGCACTGAAACCCGATTTCGTCGACATCGTCACCACTCACGAGACCCATCGTGCGCTGGTCGAGCTTGCAGTGGATGCCGGTTGCCATGTCATCTGCCAGAAGCCGCTGGCGCTCGATCGTGATGATGCGACGGCGATGGTGGATGTATGCGGACGGGTTGGCGTGCACTTCATGGTGCATGAGAATTTCCGCTATCAGGCCCCGATGCAGGCGGCCCGGCGGATGATCGACAATGGGCGTATCGGGCGACCCAACTATGCCCGCATCCAGCATCGTCACCACCACGACATATTCTCCGCCCAACCCTATCTGCGCACCGAGCCACAACTGGCGATCATGGATGTCGGGGTGCACATGCTCGATCTCGCGCGCTTCTTCATGGGTGAGGTGCATGATCTGTACGCACGTACGCGCCGCGTGCAGAGGGAACTGGCAGGCGAGGACAGCGTGGTCATCAGCCTCGGTCATGACGACGAGGCCGCAACCCTGGTCGATATCTCCTTTGCCACATGGATGCAGCCCGATCCGTTTCCACAGACGCTGCTGCGTATCGCCGGCGACGAGGGCACCATCGAGATTGGCGAAGGTTTTCATATGCGTGTGTCGAACAGTCGTGGCGGCGAGAATTTCGACGTGTCGCCGAAATCGCCCGCCTGGGTTCGATCCGGCGACGGTCTCATCGAGCAGAGCGTCGTTGCCATCCAGCAGCACTGGCTCGACTGCCTGCGTCGCGATGTCGATCCGGCCACCTCGGGGGCCGACAACCTGAAGGTGCTGGATCTGGCCTGGCGGGCCTATGAGGAGGCTGCGGCATGA
- a CDS encoding Gfo/Idh/MocA family oxidoreductase, which produces MTLRGAVIGCGFFAQNHLKAWGDVEGAQLVAVCDRDAAKAGAAGDLTGATPFTDAQAMFEAMDLDFVDIATTMETHEALVELATRHGVPCICQKPFAPDIAAVQRILATVEAAGLPIMVHENFRFQTPMIELRRAMARIGEPFFAHVSWCTGYDVVAGQPYLNDVERFIILDLGIHVLDIARFLMGDATSIHCRTQRTHPTARGEATAVMVLEHQGGALSEVVCSYTTRIDPDPFPQTLVEIDGTKGSLRLLRDYVLEIHEPDGIERLDVSPTVPAWADPQWALVQESVLNTQQHWVNCLRGNVVPATSGRDNLKTFTLVEAAYASAQDGRAVNPAKIAG; this is translated from the coding sequence ATGACCTTGCGCGGAGCTGTGATCGGCTGTGGTTTCTTCGCTCAGAACCACCTGAAGGCCTGGGGAGATGTCGAGGGAGCGCAACTCGTGGCCGTCTGCGACCGCGATGCGGCGAAGGCGGGCGCTGCGGGCGACCTTACCGGCGCGACACCATTTACCGATGCGCAGGCGATGTTCGAGGCAATGGACCTCGATTTCGTCGATATCGCCACGACCATGGAGACGCACGAGGCGTTGGTGGAGCTTGCGACACGGCATGGCGTGCCATGCATCTGCCAGAAGCCGTTTGCGCCCGATATCGCAGCCGTACAGCGCATCCTCGCTACGGTCGAGGCGGCGGGACTGCCGATCATGGTGCATGAGAACTTCCGTTTCCAGACGCCGATGATCGAACTGCGGCGAGCGATGGCACGAATCGGCGAGCCGTTCTTTGCCCATGTGAGCTGGTGCACGGGCTACGACGTGGTCGCCGGGCAACCCTATCTGAACGATGTCGAAAGGTTCATCATCCTCGATCTCGGCATTCATGTGCTGGATATCGCCCGGTTCCTGATGGGGGATGCGACGTCCATCCATTGCCGCACCCAGCGCACGCATCCCACGGCGCGCGGCGAGGCCACTGCGGTGATGGTGCTCGAGCATCAGGGGGGCGCGCTGAGCGAGGTGGTATGCAGCTACACCACACGCATCGATCCCGACCCGTTTCCACAGACACTGGTGGAGATTGATGGGACAAAGGGCAGCCTGCGGCTCTTGCGCGACTATGTGCTGGAGATTCACGAACCCGACGGAATCGAGCGTCTCGATGTATCGCCCACCGTGCCGGCCTGGGCCGACCCGCAATGGGCACTTGTTCAGGAAAGTGTTCTTAATACCCAGCAGCACTGGGTGAATTGCCTGCGCGGCAATGTCGTGCCGGCAACTTCGGGCCGCGATAATCTCAAGACCTTCACCCTTGTCGAAGCGGCCTATGCCTCCGCGCAGGACGGGCGTGCCGTGAATCCGGCAAAAATCGCCGGTTGA
- a CDS encoding helix-turn-helix transcriptional regulator — translation MMAKPTAQSGPGRSRAQDIDRHVGSRMRERRIMLGLTQQQMAELIGVTYQQAHKYEKGINRIAAGRLYTIAQALGVDVSYFFEGMDDERNFKPTPQQRMLLELARNFISLPSRRHQEALCSLARALANAEDLSEDD, via the coding sequence ATGATGGCAAAGCCGACCGCCCAATCGGGTCCCGGCAGGTCTCGCGCTCAAGATATCGACAGACATGTCGGCTCGCGGATGCGCGAACGGCGCATCATGCTGGGCCTGACCCAGCAGCAGATGGCCGAACTCATCGGTGTGACCTACCAGCAGGCCCACAAGTATGAGAAGGGCATCAACCGCATCGCCGCCGGGCGGCTCTACACGATTGCCCAGGCACTCGGCGTCGATGTGTCCTATTTCTTCGAGGGCATGGACGACGAGCGCAACTTCAAGCCGACCCCGCAGCAGCGCATGCTGCTGGAGCTGGCACGTAACTTCATCTCGCTGCCCTCGCGCCGCCACCAGGAGGCCCTGTGCAGCCTCGCCCGCGCTCTCGCCAATGCCGAGGACCTTTCCGAGGACGATTGA
- a CDS encoding universal stress protein, whose translation MFNTIMVPVDLRHVSALGKALTAAAAVAKAEGATVTYVGVTSPEPGELGHSPKEFGEKLDMFAAEQAKAHGHRAKAHVIVANDPAIDIDAKLARAVEEIDADLVVMATHLPRVTDYIWSSHGSYLANHARTSVFLVRG comes from the coding sequence ATGTTCAATACGATCATGGTTCCGGTGGATTTGCGACATGTTTCCGCTTTGGGCAAGGCCCTGACAGCAGCGGCCGCCGTGGCCAAGGCGGAAGGCGCGACCGTAACCTATGTCGGTGTCACCAGTCCCGAACCGGGAGAACTGGGCCACAGCCCCAAGGAATTCGGCGAGAAGCTCGACATGTTCGCGGCAGAGCAGGCGAAGGCACATGGCCATCGGGCCAAGGCCCATGTGATTGTCGCCAACGACCCGGCGATCGATATCGATGCGAAGCTTGCCAGGGCCGTCGAGGAGATCGATGCCGACCTGGTGGTCATGGCCACGCATCTTCCGAGGGTGACCGACTACATCTGGTCCTCGCATGGAAGCTACCTCGCCAATCACGCGCGGACTTCGGTCTTTCTCGTGCGCGGCTGA
- a CDS encoding BCCT family transporter: MANAEDSAGIPAPEGHTELIDTEYEIGQDNYEGRLGPFDFDVHNPVFMVSALTIVAFVFYALALPEQASAFFGWLRPWLTSAFDWFFLSAANIFVIFCLFLIVSPWGSVRLGGKEAVPDFTYMGWFAMLFAAGMGIGLMFFGVLEPVYHMAISSPLGTASPFDADGNLIPENVDRAKAMGLAATIYHWGLHPWAIYAVVALALALFSFNKGLPLTIRSAFYPIFGERIWGWTGHVIDTLAVFATLFGLATSLGFGAQQANAGLHHVFGVPVSTTVQIVLITIITGIALFSVLRGLDGGVKLLSEINMGIAALLLVFVLLAGPTFAILSDFGEGMLAYAREIIPLSAPFGRTDDSYRDGWTAFYWAWWISWSPFVGMFIARVSRGRTVREFIVCVLLIPSIVCVLWMAVFGGVAIDQVISDPATSAVKANVIDTYDPPLSLFAMLEGLPMSSITSVIAIVLVIVFFVTSSDSGSLVIDTITAGGKVDAPVPQRVFWATFEGAVAIVLLVGGGLSALQAMVISTGLPFTVVLLLMCWAIFKGLRSEPR; encoded by the coding sequence ATGGCGAATGCCGAGGACTCAGCGGGCATCCCTGCTCCCGAAGGTCATACGGAACTCATCGACACGGAATATGAGATCGGGCAGGACAACTACGAGGGCCGGCTGGGCCCGTTCGACTTCGACGTGCACAATCCGGTCTTCATGGTTTCGGCCCTGACCATTGTCGCCTTCGTCTTCTATGCGCTCGCACTGCCCGAACAGGCGAGTGCCTTCTTCGGCTGGCTGAGGCCGTGGCTCACCTCGGCATTCGACTGGTTCTTCCTCAGTGCCGCCAATATCTTCGTCATCTTCTGCCTGTTCCTGATCGTCAGCCCCTGGGGAAGCGTGCGTCTCGGCGGCAAGGAGGCCGTGCCGGACTTCACCTACATGGGCTGGTTCGCGATGCTGTTCGCCGCCGGGATGGGCATCGGGCTGATGTTCTTCGGCGTCCTGGAGCCGGTCTACCACATGGCGATCTCCAGTCCCCTCGGCACCGCGTCTCCCTTCGACGCCGATGGCAATCTCATCCCGGAGAATGTCGACCGCGCCAAGGCCATGGGCCTCGCGGCGACAATCTATCACTGGGGACTGCATCCCTGGGCGATCTATGCCGTCGTGGCGCTGGCCCTTGCCCTGTTCTCGTTCAACAAGGGACTGCCGCTGACCATACGTTCGGCCTTTTACCCGATCTTCGGCGAGCGGATCTGGGGCTGGACAGGCCATGTGATCGATACCCTGGCCGTCTTCGCCACATTGTTCGGACTGGCCACCAGCCTCGGATTCGGCGCGCAACAGGCCAATGCCGGACTGCACCATGTCTTCGGCGTGCCGGTCAGCACGACGGTGCAGATCGTTCTGATCACCATCATCACCGGCATCGCGCTCTTTTCCGTGCTGCGCGGGCTCGATGGCGGCGTGAAGCTGCTCTCCGAGATCAACATGGGCATCGCCGCGCTGTTGCTGGTCTTCGTCCTGCTGGCCGGGCCGACCTTCGCGATCCTCAGTGATTTCGGCGAGGGAATGCTCGCCTACGCCCGCGAGATCATTCCGCTCTCGGCCCCCTTTGGCCGCACCGACGATTCCTATCGCGACGGCTGGACGGCGTTCTACTGGGCCTGGTGGATCAGCTGGTCGCCGTTCGTCGGCATGTTCATCGCGCGCGTTTCGCGCGGACGCACCGTGCGCGAATTCATCGTCTGTGTCCTGCTGATTCCCTCCATCGTCTGCGTCCTGTGGATGGCCGTCTTCGGCGGTGTCGCCATCGATCAGGTGATTTCCGACCCGGCCACATCGGCGGTGAAGGCCAACGTGATCGATACCTACGATCCGCCGCTGTCACTCTTCGCCATGCTCGAAGGGCTGCCGATGTCCTCGATCACCTCGGTCATCGCGATCGTGCTGGTGATCGTGTTCTTCGTCACCTCGTCGGACTCGGGGTCTCTCGTGATCGACACCATCACCGCCGGCGGCAAGGTCGATGCGCCGGTTCCCCAGCGGGTGTTCTGGGCGACGTTCGAGGGAGCCGTCGCCATCGTGCTTCTGGTCGGTGGTGGCCTGAGCGCCCTGCAGGCCATGGTGATCTCGACCGGGCTGCCCTTCACGGTCGTGCTGCTGCTCATGTGCTGGGCCATCTTCAAGGGGCTGCGTTCCGAGCCGCGGTAG
- a CDS encoding nucleotidyltransferase family protein, with amino-acid sequence MDCLEAVRSLELPDAWISAGFVRNRVWDRLHGFRRETPLNDIDLLFFDPADASREHEAAVERRLAAILPGRPFEARNQARMHLKNGDAPYVDTFDALFGWMETPTAIAVRVDDAGTLHFLHPFGIDDLMMMQVRPTPRAVGCIEVYNERMAAKRWPEIWIKVRVLGDPPDMAVPRRQRSAVLAVPGRN; translated from the coding sequence ATGGACTGCCTCGAAGCAGTTCGTTCGCTGGAACTGCCGGATGCATGGATTTCCGCGGGTTTCGTGCGCAACCGGGTGTGGGACCGCCTGCACGGCTTCAGGCGGGAAACGCCGCTGAACGACATCGACCTGCTGTTCTTCGATCCCGCCGATGCAAGCCGGGAACATGAGGCGGCTGTCGAGCGGAGGCTTGCCGCCATTCTTCCCGGCCGCCCCTTCGAGGCCCGCAACCAGGCCCGCATGCATCTCAAGAACGGCGATGCACCCTATGTCGATACCTTCGATGCCCTGTTTGGCTGGATGGAGACACCGACGGCGATCGCCGTGCGGGTGGACGATGCCGGAACGCTGCATTTCCTGCACCCATTCGGCATCGACGACCTGATGATGATGCAGGTGCGCCCGACGCCACGGGCCGTCGGCTGTATCGAGGTCTACAACGAACGGATGGCGGCGAAACGCTGGCCGGAAATCTGGATAAAGGTCCGCGTGCTCGGCGATCCTCCCGACATGGCCGTACCTCGCCGCCAGCGCTCGGCCGTCCTGGCGGTTCCCGGCCGCAACTGA
- a CDS encoding aldo/keto reductase, with protein sequence MEYTTLGRTGLRVGVAGLGCGGSSRLGMGHGRTAEEAAGIVRAAFDLGVNLFDTAEAYRTEEAVGLAGLPRDEIVLSTKSRIVVDQRLVGPDELLAAVDGSLKRLRTDHVDVFHLHAVPPEHYEHALELRGTLERAKAAGKIRHVGITETGPADPGHRMLERATLDPGWEVTMLAFHMLNQNAKSPVLENTRRLGIGTFVMFAVRAIFSRPERLASALSELADAGSIDSADPAQLDFLIHQGGAASLIDAAYRYVRHAQGTDVILFGTGDRDHLAANIRSITAPPLPAADVQRLEALYGHLVGVGLDRPEGRDRS encoded by the coding sequence ATGGAGTACACGACACTCGGCCGGACCGGCCTCAGGGTCGGCGTCGCCGGACTGGGCTGCGGCGGCAGCAGCAGGCTCGGCATGGGCCATGGACGGACCGCAGAGGAGGCTGCCGGCATCGTCCGCGCGGCCTTCGACCTGGGCGTGAACCTGTTCGACACGGCCGAAGCCTACCGCACCGAGGAGGCGGTCGGGCTGGCGGGCCTCCCCCGCGACGAGATCGTCCTCTCGACCAAGTCGCGCATCGTCGTCGACCAGCGGCTCGTCGGCCCGGATGAGCTGCTGGCCGCTGTCGACGGCTCGCTGAAGCGGCTGCGCACCGACCATGTCGACGTCTTCCACCTCCACGCCGTCCCTCCGGAACATTACGAACACGCGCTCGAACTGCGCGGAACGCTGGAACGGGCGAAGGCCGCGGGCAAGATCCGTCACGTCGGCATCACGGAAACCGGCCCGGCCGATCCCGGGCACCGGATGCTCGAACGCGCGACACTCGATCCGGGCTGGGAGGTGACGATGCTGGCCTTCCACATGCTCAACCAGAATGCAAAATCCCCGGTTCTGGAAAATACCCGCAGGCTCGGGATCGGCACCTTCGTCATGTTCGCCGTGCGCGCCATCTTCAGCCGCCCCGAACGCCTGGCGAGCGCGCTTTCGGAACTCGCCGATGCCGGCAGCATCGACAGCGCCGACCCCGCCCAGCTCGACTTCCTCATCCACCAAGGAGGTGCCGCATCGCTCATCGATGCCGCCTACCGCTATGTCCGTCACGCGCAGGGGACCGACGTCATCCTGTTCGGCACCGGCGATCGCGACCACCTCGCGGCCAATATCCGCTCGATCACGGCCCCGCCCCTGCCCGCAGCCGATGTTCAAAGACTCGAGGCCCTCTACGGGCACCTCGTCGGCGTCGGTCTCGACCGGCCCGAGGGACGGGACAGGAGCTGA